The Candidatus Binatia bacterium DNA window CGCAGATCCGAACGCTATCGCCAACAGATTCGTCGCAAGCTGGCGGCCTACCACAGCCACGTCCAGCTCGGATGCATCGCCCAGGGCCTGCTTCAGTACCTGGCGATCTCCTGCAGCTCCACGGTCTGGCAGCTCTTCCGCAGCTGGCTACGCACGATGCACACCGATCGTCCACCTTCTGAACTGGTCGTCGCGCACGCCTTGCGTAGCAGCCTTCCCGAATTTCTCGCTGCCTCACCCCTGGATGCCATCCTCGCGAAATTCCTGCGCCACAAGATCTACGCCCGTGCCCACCAGGCCCCACAACGCATCGCCGCCTAGACGCTCAGCCACGAACGTGGCACTGTCCAGCGGTGTACTGGTCGACTCTATTGCCCGTCGAGCTGGGACAGCGAGGCGCTGGTGACTCATGACATGGTGGCAATCGGCTCAACGGGCGTATGAGATCCTGCACCAACAGGGACTGTGGGTGCTGTGGTTGAAGCTGCTCGGCGAGTTGGGCTACCGCCGCGTCGTGCTGCTGGAGCGCCCGGTCGACGGCCGTGCCGCGTTCCCTGCTTCGCGCCTACCGGTCACCGTCAGTCTATTGTGCGACAACGAAGTGGAGGAGTACGCGGCCTTCTACCCCGGCGCCGACCCCGCGGAGATCCGGCGGCGTCTTGGCGCCGGTCACCGATGCTTCGCCGTGCGCTATCGCGGGCGTCTCGTCCATACCGGCTGGGTGGCCACGGGTCGGGTGTGGATTGAATACCTCCGGCGCCGCTGGGATCTGGCTCCCGAGGAGGCATACGTGTACGAACTATTCACCGCGCCGCCGTATCGCAACCTGCGAGTCGGCGCGGTGCGGGCGACCGAGGAGACGCGTGTACTCGCCGGAGAAGGATACCGGCGCGTCACCGCGGTGGTCTGGCCCGAGGACGGTGCCGCCGTTCGCCACGCAGCCATCGGGGGCTTTCGGCCGGTGGGGGTAATCGGCTACATCAAGCTCTGGCGCTGGCGTCACGATTTCACCAAGCTCGATCCCACGGAGCCGCTGGCTGCTCGCGCGGCCAATCTGTACTGGGACCGGGTGCACCGAGATCTCCACGAGCGGCCCCGCTATTTGGATGAGTTTCTCGGCACCCTGAAGCGCACGGCGTACCTGGATCTCATCGCGCGCTGGGGCGGCCTCCCGTCCGCCGGCCGGGTGCTGAAAACCGACCTGTTCGAGGAATCCATGGGAACCGCCGACGCGTTCGCCACCCACCTCTGCGCGTCGGGCAACACCGTGATCGGCATGGATCTGTCCCCGGCGATGGCAGCGCGGGCGCGGGAGCGAAACCCGGAACGGCTGCGCTACGTGGCGTGCGACGCACGGCATTTACCTTTCGCGAACAACAGCTTTGCGCTCGTGGTCTCGCCGTCCACGTTGGATCACTTTCCTGAGCCCCGCGACCTGCATCGGAGCCTCCGAGAGATCGCCCGCATTCTGGCGCCGACGGGGCGCCTCATCATCACGCTCGACAACCGGCAAAATGTGTTCGACCCACTGCTGCGACTGGCGATCCGCCTGCGGTGCGTGCCCTTCTACATCGGCCGCTCATACATGGTGCGGGAGCTGCGGCGCGAACTGGAGGCGGCAGGTTTCACCGTAGAGGATACCGGCGCAATCGTTCATCATCCTCGGATGATGGCGGTGGCCGCCGTGGGAATTGCGAATCGTTTGGGCTGGCAGCCGCTCATACGCGGCGTGCAGCGTGCCCTGACCGCCGCGCAGCGGCTCAACGGCAGTCGCTGGCGTTACTACACGGGTTGCTTCGTTGCCGCCAAAGCGGCACGTAACTTACCGAACACGGGAGCCGTCTGATGTCGCATTGGCTCGCCAAAGGCTACTGGAACGCCTTCACGCTGTGGCACGCCCTGGATGAAGCGCGACTGCCGTATCGGCCTATGGACGAGTTGACCGCCATCCAGAACCGGCGGGTGCAACGCATGGTGGCGCACGCCTACGCGACGGTCCCCTACTATCGCGACGTGATGGACGCCGCCGGGTGGCGGCCGGAAGATTTTCAGACGGCGGCCGATCTTACCCGCTTGCCGGTCATCACGAGCGCACAGGTGGCCGCCGCACCGGAACGCTTCCTCTCGCGTCAGTACGCGACGCGGCTGGGCGTGCAGCTACAATCGAGCGCCACGACGGGGCAGCCGAAGCAGATCCGCCACGACGCGGCATCGGCGTTCTACTCGATGGCGTACGGGCAGCGTGAGCGCATCGTGGTGGCGCACTTCACGGGACGGCTCTACGGTTTCCGCGAGCTCATCATGTACCGACCGACTGGCATCCAAACGCAGCTGCGCCGGTTCTATGAGGCGTATTCCTGGGTGCCCCGAGCAATGGATTTTCAGCGCGGTGTGTTCGCGCCGGATGGTTCCTTCGAATCCGCCGTGGCTCACATCAACGCGTTCCAGCCGGACGTGCTCCGGGGCTACGGTTCGCATGTCGGGCCGCTCTTCCGTTGGGCCTGGGAACGGAACGTCGCGCTCTTTCGGCCCAAGCTGGTGTTCTACGGAGGTGATTCGATGCCGGATGCGGACCGCGTGCTGATCGAGCGGCAGGTCGGCGCTCCGGTCTTGTCGGCCTACAGCGCCGCCGAGGCCTTGCGCCTGGCATTTCAGTGCGAACGCGCCGAGGGCTTTCACGTCGATGTGGACCAGGTGGCGATCTGGGCGCGCGGCGACGACGGCAAGCCGGTTGGCCCGGGCGGCCGCGGCGAGATCATCTTCTCCAACCTGATCAACCGCGCCACCGTCTTGCTCAATTACAGGCTGGGTGACGTGGTGACGTTGGGGCGCGGGGCCTGCGCGTGCGGCCGGACCCTGCCACTCATCGAGTGCGTCGATGGGCGGTGTGACGACCTTGTGGCGCTGCCCGACGGCCGGATGCTGCATTCACGCACCATCTTGCGCGGACTCTTCGAAGCCCCTGGGTTGGTCCAGATGCAAGTCATCCAGGAGGAGCTGCGCCGTTTCCGGTTACGGGCCGTCTGTGCTGCGGGAACGGATTGGGACAACACGCGCCCGCGGCTGATTGCCACCATGGTGAAGATGTTGGGCGACGATGTCGTGGTAAATGTCGAGCAGGTCGATGCGATTCCCCGCTCGCCAGGCGGCAAGGTCAGAACAGTCATTTCGCACTGCAGCGGCCGCGAAGCGTAGGCGGATCTTGGCTGCCCCGAGCCGCCAGACGTCCTTCACTCGGAATTGCGCCGCGGCTCCGTCAACTCTTCGCCATCCCAATATGCCCGGCATCCGCGCGCACGACGCACACCTTCTCGCTGAAGTCCTCGAAGAAATAGCCGGAGCCCCCTTCGCTCACGACTTGCAGCAGCTTGTCAGGATTGCGTACGCGAATGCCCCCCAGCACATGCACGCCGCGGCTGAAGAACGGCGGCGGCCACGGGCTTGTGCCGCCGAGAGCCCGGTGGAGCGCTTGCGATGGCGGGGGTGTGGTTAATCTGTTGAAGCGCGAAGCGTGGTGGGGCAACGGGGCCGACCTCATTTCTTCTGTTGCTAACCGTTCCACAGGTCCGGGTCGATCGTGACGCACCAGGGTCCACCGCCTCAAGGGCAACGGCCTCCAGTAATTCCGAACTTCAACCGAGCGGATATCTATAACTCCGGATGCCGTGACTACGATCGACGCGAGGTGACCAGTCGCCATGAGCAAGCGGCTTGAAAATTTCAGCGGGATGTTCAGGCCTTGCATTCAGCGCCGTCCCCGAAGAGCCAGCAGCACTCCGCCGGCATTGTCAGTGGTGCGAGACGGGTTCGGTGGGAACAGCCCGTAGCCATACCCCACCCGACCGTCCCGCTCTGGCACAGCCTATGCTACGCTATGGTGTGGTGACCTGAGGACAGGTCATGGACTGCGGCCGGACCAA harbors:
- a CDS encoding DUF364 domain-containing protein is translated as MQGLNIPLKFSSRLLMATGHLASIVVTASGVIDIRSVEVRNYWRPLPLRRWTLVRHDRPGPVERLATEEMRSAPLPHHASRFNRLTTPPPSQALHRALGGTSPWPPPFFSRGVHVLGGIRVRNPDKLLQVVSEGGSGYFFEDFSEKVCVVRADAGHIGMAKS
- a CDS encoding IS4 family transposase is translated as RRSERYRQQIRRKLAAYHSHVQLGCIAQGLLQYLAISCSSTVWQLFRSWLRTMHTDRPPSELVVAHALRSSLPEFLAASPLDAILAKFLRHKIYARAHQAPQRIAA
- a CDS encoding class I SAM-dependent methyltransferase, which encodes MTWWQSAQRAYEILHQQGLWVLWLKLLGELGYRRVVLLERPVDGRAAFPASRLPVTVSLLCDNEVEEYAAFYPGADPAEIRRRLGAGHRCFAVRYRGRLVHTGWVATGRVWIEYLRRRWDLAPEEAYVYELFTAPPYRNLRVGAVRATEETRVLAGEGYRRVTAVVWPEDGAAVRHAAIGGFRPVGVIGYIKLWRWRHDFTKLDPTEPLAARAANLYWDRVHRDLHERPRYLDEFLGTLKRTAYLDLIARWGGLPSAGRVLKTDLFEESMGTADAFATHLCASGNTVIGMDLSPAMAARARERNPERLRYVACDARHLPFANNSFALVVSPSTLDHFPEPRDLHRSLREIARILAPTGRLIITLDNRQNVFDPLLRLAIRLRCVPFYIGRSYMVRELRRELEAAGFTVEDTGAIVHHPRMMAVAAVGIANRLGWQPLIRGVQRALTAAQRLNGSRWRYYTGCFVAAKAARNLPNTGAV